ACTTTGGTCGGCGGTCACGGTACGGCCGGTGCATGGGGTAAAGTATTGGAAGAAAAATACAATATCGTCGGCGCCACCGACTTGGGCATGGCCAGCGCAACCTTTGGCTTGGTATTGGGCGGCCTGATCGGCGGTCCGGTTGCCCGTAAGCTGGTAAACAAAATGGGCATGAAGCCGATGACCGCCAACGGCGACAGCGAGCTGAACGATAAAGACGCCAGCAAAGACATCGACGATGCATTCGAGCACGCCGACCAAAAACGCCTGATTACCGCCAACTCCGCTATCGAAACCATGGCTCTGTTTGCAGGCTGTTTGGCATTCTCCGCTTTAATGTCTACTCCGGAAGTGAAATCTTTCTTCCCTGAAAAATTCACTCTGCCGCAATTCGTATGGGCGCTGTTCTTCGGCGTGGTATTGCGCAACGTCTTAACCATCGGCTTCAAATTCAATATGTTCGACCGTGCCATCGACGTATTCGGCAACGCTTCTTTGAGCTTGTTCTTGGGTATTGCGCTGCTGAACCTGAAACTGTGGCAACTGTTGGATTTGGCGCTGCCGATGCTGATTATCTTGGCCGCACAAACCGCTTTGATGGCTCTGTTTGCCTACTTCATTACCTTCCGTGTTATGGGTAAAAACTACGACGCCGCCGTATTGGCCACCGGTCATTGCGGTTTCGGTATGGGCGCAACACCTACCGCCGTTGCCAATATGCAGTCGGTTACCGAACGCTTCGGCCCTTCGCACAAAGCCTTCCTGATTGTGCCTATGGTCGGCGCATTCTTCATCGACTTTGTCAATACTTTCATCTTAACCGCTTTTGCCAACTTCCTCGGCAGCTAATCCCGGCGGAATAAAAGCATAACGAAAAGAGCCTGAACAACTTACCAGTTTCAGGCTCTTTTGCTATCATGCAGACTTGCTAAAAAATCATGAAGCAGGTATTGAGCATGTATCAAAAATTCATCGCTGTCGGCGCAGCCGCCTTTCTCCTTGCCGCGTGCAGCGAACCCCGAAACGAAGCGAAACCGGAAATGGTGTGTCACGACGCCGGCGTTACGCAAAACATCCAAACCAATATTCAGGAAATCATCAAACAAGAAGCGCGAAATTTTGCCGCCGGCGACAGTCGCCAGCTGGTTGATGCCGACAAAGTCATTGCCGCCGCCAGCCAACTTTCCATCAATCTGGCCGACATCCGTCTCGAATATCAGAACAACCAACCTTTCTGTGCCGCCACGCTGAGCATACAAACTCCGTCTGCCATTGCCGCGACCGCAGAAGCCAACAGCCCCCTGCTCTACGGCACACAAACCATTACTCAACTGATTCAGCACCGCACCAACGGCAGCAATCTCAGCTACAACGCAGGCAACCATACTTTCAACACGCCCCTGCAATACACAACCTCCCCGTCGACGGGCCAGCTCAACATCAGCTACCGCGACAACAGCCTGGTTCATACCGCACAAACCCTGTCGGCCGCCTTACTGCCCTACGGCATTAAAGATATTTTGGTCATCAGCGGCGAACCGGTAACCCGCGCCGATGCCTTACAGCAATTAACCAACCCTCCGGCCTCCGAACCCGAGCCTCCGGTTGCCGTTGCGTCTGCCGAAGTCGTCCCGATCCCGGCCGACCTGACCGCATTTCCGGCCGAAGCGCCCGAAATTCTCACACCGGCCAAACCGCAGCAGGAAGAAATCCTGTTATCCGCGGGCGAACTCGACTATGCGCGCAGCAACAACCGTGCCGCAAACGAAGAAATCAATGCCATTTGGCACCGCCTCGACCAACCGGTACAGCAAAGTCTGTTGGCAGAACAACGCAATTGGATAGACAACAAAACCGAAAACTGCCGCCAAGCCGCCGCGCGTGCCAACAGCAGCGTACAGGCCGAATACCTGCAACTGCAGTGCGACACACGGATTACCCGCGAACGCAGCCAATACCTGCGCGGCTATACCATCAACTGATTCCGTTATATTGTGAACCCAAAGGCCGTCTGAAAATTTTCAGACGGCTTCAAACCATCAGCCCGATCTGTCTGCACGCTCAAAAATCCGCAATGATTCCGCCGCATCAGTTCAGACGGCATCTCCGCAGCCTCCCGCATAACCCAACCCCATTTATCCGACACCCAACCTAAAACCCGAATCAACATTTCTGCCTAATCATTCAATCTGTTAAAATACCCCGTTTCGATTTTGAGTCTGCCCGAGCATGAACCCCACACCAGCCGAACGCATCAATGCCGTTCTACCGCAAACCCAATGCCGCGAATGCGGCTATTCCGGCTGTCTGCCCTATGCCGAAGCCTTGGTCTCCGACAACGCCGCCGTCAACCTGTGCGCGCCCGGCGGAGAAACCGTTATGCTCGACATCGCCAACCTGCTCGGCAAACCCCCGCTGGCACCGCAAAAAATCCAACCCAAAGCCCTTGCCTGGATAGACGAAGCCGTCTGCATCGGCTGCACCGCCTGTATCCGCGCCTGCCCGGTTGATGCCATTATGGGCGCGTCCAAACTCATGCACACCATCATCGCCGACGAATGTACCGGCTGCGGTTTATGCATTCCGCCCTGCCCGGTCGACTGCATCCATATGCACCCCGTCGAAACCGACTATCTGCCGGCCGCACGTTTCCTGTCCGACACCGACGACAGCCGTTTTGCCGCCGCATCCCATGCCAAAGCGCGTTACGAATGGCAGCAGCAGCGCAAAGTCCGCGATGCCGAAGAGCGCAAAGCCCATTTGGCAGAACGCGAAGCCGCAACCAAAGCCAAGCTGCAGGCTCAAGCCGCTCAAGCGGCTACGAAACCTCAAGCCGCCCCATTCAATCCCGCCAACTTAATCGCCAAAGCAATGGCACGCGCACAAGCGCAGCAGTCTCAACGGGTCGTACCGGCCAATCGGGAGGACTACCAAGCCAAACAATTGGAAGAAGCCCGGCAACGCTCCACCTACCGCCGCGCCCAACGCGATTTGAAATACGGCACGGAAGCCGAAAAAGCCGCCGCCATCGAATGGCTGCGCGCATATAAAGCCGAACAGGAAGCCAAAGCCGTCGGGAAGTGATTGAATATGCAAGATAAATATTTAAGGCCGTCTGAAAATTTCAGACGGCCTTAAAGTTTGTCTTAAATCAAATTCCCATTAACTATTTAATATATTAATTAAACTTTAACCTGACTTTCCTTCTCTAAGCCCCGTCTCCCGACACGGGATAAAAACCGAAATTTCCCGCCTGTTTGCCCTTAGGGAAAACCATAAGGTTTCATCACAACAGCAATCCGACCCGCTTTAATCGCCGTCGGTTTGCCATACAAACTTTCTCATTACAAAGGAAATGTCATGAAAACAGCTTTACTTCTACCTCTTTCCCTGTGCGCGTGCGTGATTCCCGTCGCCCTTCCGCTGCCGCTGACAAACCCCCAACCGATGCAGATTTACGGTCAATGGCAGCTGACCGAAGTCAACCGCAAGCAGGTCGATTACGCCGATGCCGTCATGACCATCTTAAGCACCGACCGCCAATTCAATATCCGCACCAACTGCAACCATGTTTTCGGCCAATACCAAAACGATTCGGCCGCCAAAAAGCTGTCGTTTCAAGGTCTTTCTTCCACATTGAAAGCCTGCCCGGATATGCGTCTCGAACAACAGCTTTCGCAAACGCTGCCCAAAGTCGGCAGCTACCGTTTCAACGGTAAATTTATAGAAATGACCGACAATGAAAACCGCGTCATTCTTCAGGCACGCCGTATCAACGACCAAGCACCGAAGCTGAAATAATGCGGAAGGCCGTCTGAATTTTCAGACGGCCTCTCTTATCAGCCCGGGAAATACGGTTTACAAACAGCGGTGTGCCAACGCAGGCAAACGGGTACGCACACTGTTTAAGCGCACCGAATCCACATCCGCCACCACCACGCCCTCGCCTTCGGGCAGCTCTGCCACAATATCGCCCCACGGATCGATAATCATACTGTGGCCGAACGTTTTCCGACCGCTTTCATGCAAACCGCCTTGTGCCGAAGCCACCACATAACATTGGTTTTCCACCGCCCGCGCGCGCAACAGCAACGTCCAGTGCGCCTTGCCCGTCGTATACGTAAACGCCGCCGGCAACATCAACACTTCAAACGGCTGCTGCGCCCTGAACAATTCGGGAAAGCGCACATCGTAGCAAATTCCGGCCGCCACATTCATGCCGTCTGCCGCCAGTTTCGGCACGGTTTTACCCGCTGCAATCGTATCCGCTTCGGCATAGCGTTCGCTCAAACCCGAATAGCCGAACAAATGTATTTTGTCGTATAAGCCGATCTGCGCACCGTCCCTGCCGTACACCAGCATGGTATTCAACACTTTGCCCTCTTCGCCGCTTTGCAAAGGAACCGTACCGCCGAACAACACCACACCGTTTTCGCGCGCGGCTTCACTCATGGCCGTCTGCAACACACCCTTACCCAAAGTTTCGGCAAAAGCGAGTTTGTCGGTATCCTTCTCACCCATCACCGGCCAATATTCGGGCAACAATACCCACTGCGCGCCCTGTTCCGCCGCCTGTCTCACCAAACGGTGCATGGTTTCGATATTTTCCTGCGGGCGGGTAGTCGACACCATCTGCACCGCCGCCACCTTGAATGTACGCATCTTTTCTCCTGTCATCGCCAAACAGCCTGTATCCGTAACGGTCAAGCCGCATCAGGCCGTCTGAAAATTTTTAATACCTTACCTGCCTGATTTCGGCTTTATTATGATTTATTTACATCGGATTCTGTTAAACTTTTTTCGTTTATATCCCAAGGATCGTTGCAAATATGAAAGCCTTTGTTCTGTCTGCCGCCGTTTTATCGGCCTCTGCCCTCGCCGACACCCAAATTTACGGCAGCATTCAAAGCGGCATCACCTTTTCCAAAACCGATACCGCCACACAAAAACATACCGCCACTTCCATCAGCGACCTCGGCAGCCATATCGGCATACGCGGCAGCCATCCCATCGGCGGCAACCGCCTGATTTGGCAGTTCGAACAAGATACGCCGGTCGGCAACGGCTCCATGCGCGAATATTTCCGCAATAAAAAAGAAACTGCCCGCTCCGGCAAATAAACCCGCTTCCGCCAAGCGGCAACAGAATTAACGGTAAAACCCATCCGAAAGGCCGTCTGGAATCATCGGCTTGCCAACTTTCAGACGGCCTGAAACCTTGCTATGATAGGCCGTCTGAAATTTCCACTGCCTATCCGCCATGCAAATCATCGACCACGCCCGCCGCCACTCCCAATATCTGTCACGCCATCTCGACAACGGCAATCTCGACACCGCCATACTGCTGCCCATGGCGGATAAAGTACTCGACACCGGAGATTTTCAAAAATTCGCCGACTGGGAAAGCCTTCAAGCAGCCGATAACGAAGCGGAAATCGCACGCCAGCTGCGCATTCTGCGCCGCTATGTCATGGCACAAATCATCATCCGCGACATCAACCGCATCAGCGATTTAAACGAAGTAACCCGCACCATCACCCTGTTTGCCGACTTCGCCGTCAACACCGCCTTAAACTACGCCCATGCCTACTATCAAGACCTTTACGGGACGCCGCTGGGCCGCTACACCCAAACACCGCAACACCTGAGCGTGATTGCAATGGGTAAAGCCGGCGGATATGAATTGAATGTTTCTTCAGACATCGACCTGATTTTCATCTACCCCGAATCAGGCCAAACCGACGGCAAACGCGAACGCGACAATCAGGAATTTTTCACCAAAGTTGGCCAAAAACTCATCGGCCTGCTCGACAACATCACCGCCGACGGACAAGTCTTCCGTGTCGATATGCGGCTGCGCCCCGACGGCGACAGCGGCCCGCTCGTACTCAGTGAAACCGCACTCGAACAATACCTGATCGCACACGGCCGCGAATGGGAACGCTACGCATGGTGCAAAGGCCGCGTGGTCACGCCCTATCCCAACGACATCCGCAGCTTGGTCCGCCCGTTTGTATTCCGCAAATACCTCGACTTCAACGCCTACGAAGCCATGCGCGGCCTGCACCGCCAAATCCGGGCCGAAGTCAGCCGCAAAGGCATGGCCGACAACATCAAACTCGGCGCGGGCGGCATCCGTGAAATCGAATTTATCGCCCAAATTTTCCAAATGATACGCGGCGGACAAAACCGCAGCCTGCAGTTAAAAGGCACACAGGAAACCCTATTGAAGCTGGCCGAACTCGGCATCATCGAATCCGCAACCTGCGACACGCTGCTGGCCGCCTACCGCTTCCTGCGCGATGTCGAACACCGCCTGCAATACTGGGACGACCAGCAAACCCAAACCCTGCCTACCCAACCCGAACAGCAGCAGCGCTTGGCAGAAAGCATGGGCTTTGCCGATTACGTCGCTTTTTCAGACGGCCTCAACCGGCACCGCAGCCAAGTCAACGCCATCTTCAACGAAACCCTGAGCGAACCGGAAGAACAAACCGAAGGCGATGCACACGAATGGCAATGGGTTTGGCAAAACAACCACGACGACGAACAACGCAAAGGCCGTCTGAAAACTCACGGTTTTGATGCCGACAGCATCAGCCTGCGTCTCGACCAATTGCGCCAAAGCCCCAAATACCGGCATTTGTCCAGCCGTGCGCAACCCCGTTTCGATGCCGTACTGCCCATGCTCGCACAAGCCGCCGCCGAACAGCCCAACCCGACCGAAACCCTGCGCCGCCTGCTTGATTTTCTCGAAGCCATCAGCCGCCGCTCTTCCTATCTCGCTTTTCTGCACGAACATCCGCAGGTGGTCAAACAATTGGCAGGCATCATGAGCCAAAGCTCGTGGGTGGCCACCTATCTGATGCAGCACCCGATTCTGTTGGACGAACTGCTCAGCGCACAATTAATGAACACCGAATACGATTGGAACAAGCTGGCACAAGAGCTGGAAGGCCGTCTGAAATCCGTTCAAGGCGATACCGAAGCGCAAATGGACGTACTGCGTCATTTTCAACACGCACAGGTTTTCCGGCTCGCCATTCAAGACTTAGCCGGATTGTGGAAAGTGGAGGCCCTGTCCGACCAGCTTTCCGCCCTGTCCGACACCATACTCGCCGCCGCGCTGCCCGCCGTTTGGGCAGATATGCCGAAAACCCATACCGACACCCCGAATTTCGCCGTACTCGGTTACGGCAAACTCGGCGGCAAAGAACTCGGCTACACCTCCGATTTGGATTTGGTCTATCTCTATGACGACCCCCACCCCGATGCCCCCGACATCTACACCCGCTTCTCCCGCCGCCTCACCAACTGGCTGTCCGCCGCCACCGGAGCAGGTACGCTGTATGAAGTCGACCTCCGTCTGCGTCCCAACGGCGACAGCGGCTTTTTGGCACACAGTATCGGCGCATTTGAAAAATACCAACGCGAAAACGCTTGGACATGGGAACACCAATCCCTCACCCGCGCCCGCTATATCTGCGGCACACCGTCTATCGGACTCGCGTTTGACGCGCTGCGTAAAGAAATCCTGACCCGTCCGCGAAACGGCACCGAATTGGCACGCGAAATCATCGATATGCGCGAAAAAATGTTCCCCACCCATCCGCCGGCCGATACCGATATCAAATACGCACGCGGCGGCGTGGTCGATGTGGAATTTATCGTCCAATATCTGGTGTTGGCCAAATCCGCCGAATGCCCGGAGCTGCTGGAAAACTACGGCAACATCGCTTTATTGAAAATGGCAGCGGAACGCGGCCTGATTGATGCAGGACAAGCAAGACTGTGCCGCCGTGCCTACCGCTATTTCCGTAAACAGCAACACAACACCAAGCTCAGAGATGCCGCCAAAACCGAAGTCAATGAGGAGCTAACCGCGCATTACGCCGCCGTACGCAAACTTTGGCGGCAGGTATTCGGCGAAGAAGTCACATTTTCCTAACCCCCGGCAGCGGAAAAGCAATTGATCCGGCAATAAAAACCGGCGGATACTTCCGCCGGTTTTTATTGCCCTGCAACCATCATTCAAACAGCCGCCCTTGCGCCAGTAAAGCGCGTATCGGCGCGAAGTCGCAGCGGTGCTCCGCCAACACGCCAAATTCCTGCAACGCAGCCAAATGTGCCGCCGTGCCGTAACCTTTGTGTTTGTCGAAACCGTATTGCGGATAGCGTTCCGCCAAAGCATACATTTCCGCATCCCGTGCCGTTTTCGCCAACACCGAAGCTGCCGAAATCTCAATGATTTTACTGTCGCCTTTTACCACCGCTTCGGCATCGACACCCAAATTTTCCGGCACACGGTTGCCGTCGATCCACACCTTAACCGGCTTCACGTTCAAACCGCGTACGGCACGGGTCATCGCCAGCATAGTGGCATGCAGGATATTCAATTCGGCAATTTCCGCCACACTGGCCGAAGCCACGCACCATGCCACCGCCTGCTGCTTAATCCGCACCGCCAATTCGTCGCGCTTCTTTTCCGACAGTTTTTTAGAGTCGGTCAACCCCGGCAAGTCGCAATCGGGCGGCAACACCACCGCCGCCGCAAACACGCTGCCGACCAAAGGCCCGCGCCCGGCTTCGTCCACACCTGCCGTCCAATGCCCGTTTATTGCATTCATGACCGGACACCTGCTTCCGCCAAAACGTTTTCCGCCGCCAAAGCCGCCGTATCTTTGCGCAACATATGGTGCAAACGGTAAAAATCTTGCTGCAGCTCTGCCGTATCCCGCGGCGACTCATACCATTCCGCCACCGCCGCCGCCAGCAGTTCCGGCTTGGCTTTGCCTTGCAGCAGCTCGGGCACCGCGCCCTTGCCCAAAAGAATATTCGGCAAACCGACATGCGGCACTTTAATCTTACCCTTCACATACGCATAAGTCAGCGGAGAGATTTTATAACTGATCACCATCGGCCGCTTGCACAGCGCCACTTCCAACGTCGCCGTGCCGCTGGTTACCAACACCACATCCGACGCCGTGCAGGCCAAATCGGCATGAGCCGACATCAGCTGCACCGGCAAGCCGCTAAACTCCGGCTTAGACAAAATATCCAGCAAACGCAGGCGCGTTGCCACCGTTGCCACCGGCAGTAAGAAACGTGCGCTCGGATAACGCGCCAACAGCAATTTGGCCGTCTTAAAAAACAAAGGCGCCATATACTCGATTTCACTCACCCGGCTGCCCGGCATTAAGGTAAACACGGTTTCCCAAAGCTCGATCCGCATTTTCAAACGCGCCGCTTTCTGATCTGCATCCAGCGGCATGGTCTGCGCCATCGGATGGCCGACAAACTCCGCCTGCCCGCCCGCTTCGCGATACAGCTGCGGTTCCATCGGAAACAGGCACAACACGCGGTTAACCTGATGAATGATGGTATTTACCCGCTCGCGCCGCCACGCCCATACCGAAGGACTGACATAATGTACGGTCGGAATACCGGCTTTTTTCAGCTTTTCCGCCACGCCGAGATTGAAATCGGGTGCATCGATACCGACAAACACATCCGGACGCATGTCCGTCAAATCCCGAACCAGTCCTTTGCGGATTTTCAAAATTTCCGGCAAACGCTTGACCACTTCGGCAAAACCGCGCACCGCCAGTTTTTCCTGCTCATATAAGCTCTCAAAACCTTGCGCAATCATACGCGGCCCGCCGATACCCACAAAACGGGCATTCGGACAACGCTTCTTCAAAGCCTCGATCAAATGCGCACCAAGCAAATCGCCCGATGCTTCTCCGGCACACAGGGCGATTGTCAGCGGTTTACTGGAAGATTGCGGTATGTTCATCTTTGTAACAATTTTTACGGTAAGCGCGTATTGTACCGAAAAAAGCCGCCGTTATGTCGGCAGCTTGCGGCTATTTTTCAGACGGCCTGCTATCGATAAGACCCTGTTTCCGGCATCGGTATTTAAACGGTTTAAACCCGGTATTGGTTTTACCTTCGGAGGCTATGCAAAAGACTCCGGATATCTGCGCCACTTTCATCAAATCCATTCGAGCTTCTTACATCACGCTGCCACGGCCCACAACCGCGACAGGCAATCGGTTCGGTCTGTTTGAAAAAGGCCGTCTGAAAATTCAGACGGCCTTGAAAAAATTGCAGCAATAAAAAATGCCGCTCATCGAGCGGCATTCGGCATAAATAGAATTATTTACGCAGACCCAGACGGGTAATCAGATTGCGGTAAGTATCCGGTTGGGTACGACGCAAGTAAGCCAGCAAACGACGGCGTTGGCTAACCATTTTCAACAAACCGCGACGGCTGTGATGGTCTTTGGCGTTGGCTTTGAAGTGCGGGGTCAAATCGTTGATGCGGAAAGTCAGCAAAGCAACTTGTACTTCAGAAGAACCGGTGTCGCCTTCTTTGCGTTGGAAATCTTTAACAATCTGTGCTTTTTGTTCTACGGTCAATGCCATGATAGAAAACTCCGAAATAAATAAGAACCTTGCGGTTCGGACAAGTTTGCCAAGCCGTAACCTGTGCAAACTCCTAAATTCGTTGCATAACGAACGGGCAATTATCCCACAACTGTTCTGCTTATAGCAACTAAACTTATTTCCGACAGCCGTCGGCAAGGCTTCAGCCCTGCCGCAGCAGAAATAAAGTTTATTTGCGGTATGGGCGGAAACAGACTTAATCGGCCGTATTCATCAAACGCAATACTTTCAACGTGCGGCTTTGCGCGCGGTATTCGACCAGCCCGATAAAGCGCCCGTCTTCGCCGTACGCGCGCAACGGGGCGTCTGTTTGTGAAAGGCCGTCTGAATATTCCGGCTGCCTGCCGTGTTTCAGCATCTGTTCTTGTTGCGGGTTTAACACGAGCTTGGGTAAATGTTGTACCAATACATCACAAGGCAGCAAAACGGCGTCCCGTCCGGCTTCGTCCATTTCGGCCAGTTTTTCCAACGTGTAACTCTGCCCGATAGAGAAGCCGGCGGTTTCGGTACGGCGCAAATCGGTCAGATGGGCAAACGTGCCGATGTATTTGGCAATGTCTTCGGACAAGGTACGGATGTATGTACCTTTGCTGCAACGCACGTCAATCACGGCTTTCGGTGCGTCAAATTCAGTTATTTCAATCGAATAAATCGTAATGTTTCTCGGCTTGCGTTCGATGACGATGCCTTTGCGTGCGTATTCGTACAAAGGTTTGCCTTCGTGCTTCAAAGCGGAAAACATGGGCGGCACTTGGCGGATGTTTCCGGTTAATGCCTGACAGGCCGTCTGAAATTCTTCGGCGGTAATGTCCGCTCTTGCCGTTTCAACCACTTCGCCCTCGGCATCGCCTGTGGTCGTAGCTTCACCCAACTTTAAAGTCGCGGTGTAGGCTTTGTCGGCGTCCAGCAAGTATTGGGCAAATTTGGTGGCTTCGCCGAAACAGACGGGCAGCAAACCGGTTGCCAACGGATCCAATACGCCGGTATGCCCGGCTTTTTCGGCGGCATACAGCCGGCGTGCTTTCTGCAGGGCGGTATTGCTGGAAAGGTTTTTCGGTTTGT
Above is a genomic segment from Neisseria weaveri containing:
- the gltS gene encoding sodium/glutamate symporter; this encodes MEPIVIDPFYTLIVATLVLLVGRLMVNKISFLQNFNIPEPVAGGLLAAAIIYILYTSTGMSFAFDKGLQTAFMLIFFSSIGLSADFSRLKAGGIGLVIFLALVSVFILVQNALGVSLATALGLDPIIGLVTGSITLVGGHGTAGAWGKVLEEKYNIVGATDLGMASATFGLVLGGLIGGPVARKLVNKMGMKPMTANGDSELNDKDASKDIDDAFEHADQKRLITANSAIETMALFAGCLAFSALMSTPEVKSFFPEKFTLPQFVWALFFGVVLRNVLTIGFKFNMFDRAIDVFGNASLSLFLGIALLNLKLWQLLDLALPMLIILAAQTALMALFAYFITFRVMGKNYDAAVLATGHCGFGMGATPTAVANMQSVTERFGPSHKAFLIVPMVGAFFIDFVNTFILTAFANFLGS
- a CDS encoding lysozyme inhibitor LprI family protein, with amino-acid sequence MYQKFIAVGAAAFLLAACSEPRNEAKPEMVCHDAGVTQNIQTNIQEIIKQEARNFAAGDSRQLVDADKVIAAASQLSINLADIRLEYQNNQPFCAATLSIQTPSAIAATAEANSPLLYGTQTITQLIQHRTNGSNLSYNAGNHTFNTPLQYTTSPSTGQLNISYRDNSLVHTAQTLSAALLPYGIKDILVISGEPVTRADALQQLTNPPASEPEPPVAVASAEVVPIPADLTAFPAEAPEILTPAKPQQEEILLSAGELDYARSNNRAANEEINAIWHRLDQPVQQSLLAEQRNWIDNKTENCRQAAARANSSVQAEYLQLQCDTRITRERSQYLRGYTIN
- a CDS encoding RnfABCDGE type electron transport complex subunit B produces the protein MNPTPAERINAVLPQTQCRECGYSGCLPYAEALVSDNAAVNLCAPGGETVMLDIANLLGKPPLAPQKIQPKALAWIDEAVCIGCTACIRACPVDAIMGASKLMHTIIADECTGCGLCIPPCPVDCIHMHPVETDYLPAARFLSDTDDSRFAAASHAKARYEWQQQRKVRDAEERKAHLAEREAATKAKLQAQAAQAATKPQAAPFNPANLIAKAMARAQAQQSQRVVPANREDYQAKQLEEARQRSTYRRAQRDLKYGTEAEKAAAIEWLRAYKAEQEAKAVGK
- a CDS encoding META domain-containing protein; this encodes MKTALLLPLSLCACVIPVALPLPLTNPQPMQIYGQWQLTEVNRKQVDYADAVMTILSTDRQFNIRTNCNHVFGQYQNDSAAKKLSFQGLSSTLKACPDMRLEQQLSQTLPKVGSYRFNGKFIEMTDNENRVILQARRINDQAPKLK
- a CDS encoding carbon-nitrogen hydrolase family protein encodes the protein MRTFKVAAVQMVSTTRPQENIETMHRLVRQAAEQGAQWVLLPEYWPVMGEKDTDKLAFAETLGKGVLQTAMSEAARENGVVLFGGTVPLQSGEEGKVLNTMLVYGRDGAQIGLYDKIHLFGYSGLSERYAEADTIAAGKTVPKLAADGMNVAAGICYDVRFPELFRAQQPFEVLMLPAAFTYTTGKAHWTLLLRARAVENQCYVVASAQGGLHESGRKTFGHSMIIDPWGDIVAELPEGEGVVVADVDSVRLNSVRTRLPALAHRCL
- a CDS encoding porin codes for the protein MKAFVLSAAVLSASALADTQIYGSIQSGITFSKTDTATQKHTATSISDLGSHIGIRGSHPIGGNRLIWQFEQDTPVGNGSMREYFRNKKETARSGK
- the glnE gene encoding bifunctional [glutamate--ammonia ligase]-adenylyl-L-tyrosine phosphorylase/[glutamate--ammonia-ligase] adenylyltransferase, which encodes MQIIDHARRHSQYLSRHLDNGNLDTAILLPMADKVLDTGDFQKFADWESLQAADNEAEIARQLRILRRYVMAQIIIRDINRISDLNEVTRTITLFADFAVNTALNYAHAYYQDLYGTPLGRYTQTPQHLSVIAMGKAGGYELNVSSDIDLIFIYPESGQTDGKRERDNQEFFTKVGQKLIGLLDNITADGQVFRVDMRLRPDGDSGPLVLSETALEQYLIAHGREWERYAWCKGRVVTPYPNDIRSLVRPFVFRKYLDFNAYEAMRGLHRQIRAEVSRKGMADNIKLGAGGIREIEFIAQIFQMIRGGQNRSLQLKGTQETLLKLAELGIIESATCDTLLAAYRFLRDVEHRLQYWDDQQTQTLPTQPEQQQRLAESMGFADYVAFSDGLNRHRSQVNAIFNETLSEPEEQTEGDAHEWQWVWQNNHDDEQRKGRLKTHGFDADSISLRLDQLRQSPKYRHLSSRAQPRFDAVLPMLAQAAAEQPNPTETLRRLLDFLEAISRRSSYLAFLHEHPQVVKQLAGIMSQSSWVATYLMQHPILLDELLSAQLMNTEYDWNKLAQELEGRLKSVQGDTEAQMDVLRHFQHAQVFRLAIQDLAGLWKVEALSDQLSALSDTILAAALPAVWADMPKTHTDTPNFAVLGYGKLGGKELGYTSDLDLVYLYDDPHPDAPDIYTRFSRRLTNWLSAATGAGTLYEVDLRLRPNGDSGFLAHSIGAFEKYQRENAWTWEHQSLTRARYICGTPSIGLAFDALRKEILTRPRNGTELAREIIDMREKMFPTHPPADTDIKYARGGVVDVEFIVQYLVLAKSAECPELLENYGNIALLKMAAERGLIDAGQARLCRRAYRYFRKQQHNTKLRDAAKTEVNEELTAHYAAVRKLWRQVFGEEVTFS
- the rnhB gene encoding ribonuclease HII; this encodes MNAINGHWTAGVDEAGRGPLVGSVFAAAVVLPPDCDLPGLTDSKKLSEKKRDELAVRIKQQAVAWCVASASVAEIAELNILHATMLAMTRAVRGLNVKPVKVWIDGNRVPENLGVDAEAVVKGDSKIIEISAASVLAKTARDAEMYALAERYPQYGFDKHKGYGTAAHLAALQEFGVLAEHRCDFAPIRALLAQGRLFE
- the lpxB gene encoding lipid-A-disaccharide synthase: MNIPQSSSKPLTIALCAGEASGDLLGAHLIEALKKRCPNARFVGIGGPRMIAQGFESLYEQEKLAVRGFAEVVKRLPEILKIRKGLVRDLTDMRPDVFVGIDAPDFNLGVAEKLKKAGIPTVHYVSPSVWAWRRERVNTIIHQVNRVLCLFPMEPQLYREAGGQAEFVGHPMAQTMPLDADQKAARLKMRIELWETVFTLMPGSRVSEIEYMAPLFFKTAKLLLARYPSARFLLPVATVATRLRLLDILSKPEFSGLPVQLMSAHADLACTASDVVLVTSGTATLEVALCKRPMVISYKISPLTYAYVKGKIKVPHVGLPNILLGKGAVPELLQGKAKPELLAAAVAEWYESPRDTAELQQDFYRLHHMLRKDTAALAAENVLAEAGVRS
- the rpsO gene encoding 30S ribosomal protein S15 encodes the protein MALTVEQKAQIVKDFQRKEGDTGSSEVQVALLTFRINDLTPHFKANAKDHHSRRGLLKMVSQRRRLLAYLRRTQPDTYRNLITRLGLRK
- the truB gene encoding tRNA pseudouridine(55) synthase TruB, whose protein sequence is MTAKRKLNGVLLLDKPKNLSSNTALQKARRLYAAEKAGHTGVLDPLATGLLPVCFGEATKFAQYLLDADKAYTATLKLGEATTTGDAEGEVVETARADITAEEFQTACQALTGNIRQVPPMFSALKHEGKPLYEYARKGIVIERKPRNITIYSIEITEFDAPKAVIDVRCSKGTYIRTLSEDIAKYIGTFAHLTDLRRTETAGFSIGQSYTLEKLAEMDEAGRDAVLLPCDVLVQHLPKLVLNPQQEQMLKHGRQPEYSDGLSQTDAPLRAYGEDGRFIGLVEYRAQSRTLKVLRLMNTAD